In Penaeus monodon isolate SGIC_2016 chromosome 26, NSTDA_Pmon_1, whole genome shotgun sequence, the following are encoded in one genomic region:
- the LOC119590126 gene encoding integumentary mucin A.1-like isoform X2, with the protein MKFHGLVASLSVLVVAGVSHGLPAAVTAPPQVAAQCPYTPGPVPLLLPNPVDCGSFYMCSWYGTALLQHCPPVLHFNAKLQVCDSPAHANCVQRTTVAPVSSTTTAAPISNVTSVVPVSNGTTAVPVSNVTTAVPVSNITTAVPVSNITAVPVSNVTTAVPTFNITTTVPVNNMTTTVTFPV; encoded by the exons ATGAAGTTTCACGG CTTGGTCGCGTCTCTGTCGGTGCTGGTCGTCGCAGGAGTGAGTCACGGCCTCCCAGCCGCCGTCACGGCCCCTCCTCAGGTGGCCGCTCAGTGCCCCTACACGCCGGGGCCGGTCCCTCTGCTGCTGCCCAACCCCGTCGACTGCGGCTCCTTCTACATGTGCAGCTGGTATGGGACGGCCCTGTTGCAGCACTGTCCTCCAGTGCTGCACTTCAACGCCAAACTGCAGGTGTGTGACTCTCCTGCTCACGCCAACTGTGTCCAGAGAACCACAGTTGCCCCCGTCTCCAGCACCACTACTGCTGCCCCAATATCTAATGTGACTTCAGTTGTTCCTGTCTCCAACGGAACTACAGCTGTTCCTGTCTCCAACGTAACTACAGCTGTTCCTGTCTCCAACATAACTACAGCTGTTCCTGTCTCCAACATTACAGCTGTTCCTGTCTCCAACGTAACTACAGCTGTTCCAACCTTCAATATAACTACAACTGTTCCAGTCAACAATATGACCACAACAGTTACTTTTCCAGTATGA
- the LOC119590134 gene encoding LOW QUALITY PROTEIN: mucin-5AC-like (The sequence of the model RefSeq protein was modified relative to this genomic sequence to represent the inferred CDS: inserted 1 base in 1 codon), translated as MKFHSMALSLSLLVVAKLSHGLPAAVTAPPQVAAQCPFTPGPIPLLLPNPIDCGSFYMCSWYGTALLQHCPPVLHFNAKLQVCDSPANANCVQRTTAAPASITTTAAPISNVTSALPVSNVTTAAPTSITTAVPINNATTVVXVSSVTTSFPNSTVTVVHVSSVQGNHAFTAGVSHGLPAAVTAPPQVAAQCPYTPGPVSLLLPNPVDCGSFYMCSWYGTALLQHCPPVLHFNAKLQVCDSPAHANCVQRTTAAPVSGTTTAAPISNVTTAVPVSNVTTAVPVSNVTTAVPVSNVTTAVPTSNVTTAVPVSNVTTAVPVSNVTTAVPVSNVTTAVPSSNITTAVPVSNVTTAVPVSNVTTAVPTSNITTAVPINNATTAVTSPE; from the exons ATGAAGTTTCACAG CATGGCCCTATCTCTGTCGCTGCTGGTCGTTGCAAAACTGAGTCACGGCCTCCCAGCCGCAGTCACGGCCCCTCCTCAGGTGGCCGCTCAGTGCCCCTTCACCCCGGGGCCGATCCCTCTGCTGCTGCCCAACCCTATCGACTGCGGCTCCTTCTACATGTGCAGCTGGTATGGGACGGCCCTGTTGCAGCACTGTCCTCCTGTGCTGCACTTCAACGCCAAACTGCAGGTGTGTGACTCTCCTGCAAACGCCAACTGTGTCCAGAGAACCACAGCTGCTCCTGCCTCCATCACCACTACTGCTGCTCCAATCTCCAATGTGACATCAGCTCTTCCTGTCTCCAATGTAACTACAGCAGCCCCAACTTCAATAACTACAGCTGTTCCAATCAACAATGCGACCACAGTCG ACGTCTCCAGCGTGACTACATCTTTTCCAAACTCCACTGTAACCGTGGTCCATGTATCCAGTGTTCAGGGTAACCACGCCTTTAC CGCAGGAGTGAGTCACGGCCTCCCAGCCGCCGTCACGGCCCCTCCTCAGGTGGCCGCTCAGTGTCCCTACACCCCAGGGCCGGTCTCTCTGCTGCTGCCCAACCCCGTCGACTGCGGCTCCTTCTACATGTGCAGCTGGTATGGGACAGCCCTGTTACAGCACTGTCCTCCAGTGCTGCACTTCAACGCCAAACTGCAGGTGTGTGACTCTCCTGCTCACGCCAACTGTGTCCAGAGAACCACAGCTGCCCCCGTCTCCGGCACCACTACTGCTGCCCCAATATCTAATGTGACTACAGCTGTTCCTGTCTCCAACGTAACTACAGCTGTTCCTGTCTCCAACGTAACTACAGCTGTTCCTGTCTCCAACGTAACTACAGCTGTCCCAACCTCCAACGTAACTACAGCTGTTCCTGTCTCCAATGTAACTACGGCTGTTCCTGTCTCCAATGTAACTACGGCTGTTCCTGTCTCCAACGTAACTACAGCTGTTCCTAGCTCCAACATAACTACAGCTGTTCCTGTCTCCAACGTAACTACGGCTGTTCCTGTCTCCAACGTAACTACAGCTGTCCCAACCTCCAATATAACTACAGCTGTTCCAATCAACAATGCGACCACAGCTGTTACTTCTCCAGAGTGA
- the LOC119589690 gene encoding uncharacterized protein LOC119589690, with product MKQLETVLFQHCPLMLHFNVKLQVCDSLAHAVSRELQLPMSPASTAIAPVSTMTTAVPVSKRNYSCPSLQLHHYCSSLDCDHNSLQYNHILDRIRTYGRSIDTIASLMFPSIIFFFKKLLKYKHALPYISCNYDGDSETFSQTTHGHHIDIDPSTLYRWPYRC from the exons ATGAAGCAATTAGAGACGGTCCTGTTCCAGCACTGCCCTCTTATGTTGCACTTCAACGTCAAACTGCAGGTGTGTGACTCTCTTGCTCACGCCGTGTCCAGAGAACTACAGTTGCCCATGTCTCCAGCCTCCACCGCTATTGCCCCAGTCTCCACCATGACCACAGCTGTCCCTGTATCCAAGCGTAACTACAGCTGTCCCAGTCTCCAGTTACACCACTACTGTTCCAGTCTAGACTGTGACCACAACAGTCTCCAATATAACCACATTTTAGATCGCATTCGAACCTATGGTAGATCCATCGATACAATTGCTTCACTGATGTTTCctagtattatcttttttttcaagaaacttCTTAAGTACAAACATGCTTTGCCGTATATTTCTTGTAACTAC gACGGTGATTCTGAAACATTCAGCCAAACGACGCATGGACACCATATAGACATTGACCCCAGCACCTTGTATCG atggccctATAGGTGCTGA
- the LOC119590129 gene encoding peritrophin-1-like: MAFISLVASLSLLVVAEVSHGLPAAVTAPPQVAAQCPYTPGPIPLLLPNPVDCGSFYMCSWYGTALLQHCPPVLHFSAKLQVCDSPAHANCVQRTTAPPVSTAAPVSNVTSTVAVSNVTTVVPTSNITATAPISNVTTHVPIANATTASPL, from the exons ATGGCGTTCATCAG TTTGGTCGCGTCTCTGTCGCTGCTGGTCGTCGCAGAAGTGAGTCACGGCCTTCCAGCCGCCGTCACGGCCCCTCCTCAGGTGGCCGCTCAGTGCCCTTACACCCCGGGGCCTATCCCTCTGCTGCTGCCCAACCCCGTCGACTGCGGTTCCTTCTACATGTGCAGCTGGTATGGGACGGCCCTGTTACAGCACTGTCCTCCTGTGCTGCACTTCAGTGCAAAACTGCAGGTGTGTGACTCTCCTGCTCACGCCAACTGTGTCCAGAGAACCACAGCTCCTCCTGTCTCCACTGCTGCCCCAGTCTCCAATGTGACATCAACAGTTGCTGTCTCCAACGTAACTACAGTTGTCCCAACCTCCAATATAACTGCAACTGCTCCAATCAGCAATGTAACCACACATGTTCCTATTGCCAATGCGACCACAGCTTCTCCTTTGTGA